The following coding sequences are from one Streptococcus mitis window:
- the pepA gene encoding glutamyl aminopeptidase — protein MTTLFSKIKEVTELAAISGHEAPVRAYLREKLTPHVDEVVTDGLGGIFGIKHSEATDAPRVLVASHMDEVGFMVSEIKPDGTFRVVEIGGWNPMVVSSQRFKLLTRDGREIPVISGSVPPHLTRGKGGPTMPAIADIVFDGGFVDQAEAESFGIRPGDTIVPDSSAILTANEKNIISKAWDNRYGVLMVSELAEALSGQKLGNELYLGSNVQEEVGLRGAHTSTTKFDPEVFLAVDCSPAGDVYGGQGKIGDGTLIRFYDPGHLLLPGMKDFLLTTAEEAGIKYQYYCGKGGTDAGAAHLKNGGVPSTTIGVCARYIHSHQTLYAMDDFLEAQAFLQALVKKLDRSTVDLIKNY, from the coding sequence ATGACAACATTATTTTCAAAAATCAAAGAAGTAACAGAACTTGCTGCGATCTCAGGTCATGAAGCACCTGTCCGTGCTTATCTTCGTGAAAAGTTGACACCGCACGTGGATGAAGTGGTGACAGATGGCTTGGGTGGTATTTTTGGTATCAAGCATTCAGAAGCTACGGATGCGCCTCGCGTCTTGGTCGCTTCTCATATGGACGAAGTTGGTTTTATGGTCAGCGAGATTAAGCCAGACGGTACCTTCCGTGTCGTAGAAATCGGTGGTTGGAATCCTATGGTAGTCAGCAGCCAACGTTTCAAACTCCTGACTCGTGACGGTCGTGAAATTCCTGTGATTTCGGGTTCTGTCCCTCCACATTTGACTCGTGGAAAGGGTGGACCAACCATGCCAGCCATTGCAGATATCGTCTTTGATGGTGGCTTTGTGGATCAAGCTGAGGCAGAAAGCTTTGGCATCCGTCCTGGCGACACCATCGTACCAGATAGCTCTGCAATCTTGACAGCCAATGAAAAAAATATCATCTCAAAAGCTTGGGACAATCGCTATGGAGTTCTCATGGTGAGCGAGTTGGCTGAAGCTCTGTCAGGTCAAAAACTTGGCAATGAACTTTATCTGGGTTCTAACGTCCAAGAAGAAGTTGGTCTCCGCGGTGCTCATACATCTACAACCAAGTTTGATCCAGAAGTCTTCCTAGCAGTTGATTGCTCACCAGCAGGTGATGTCTACGGTGGTCAAGGCAAGATTGGGGATGGAACCTTGATTCGTTTCTACGATCCAGGTCACCTGCTTCTCCCAGGTATGAAGGATTTCCTTTTGACAACGGCTGAAGAAGCTGGTATCAAGTACCAATACTACTGTGGAAAAGGCGGAACAGACGCTGGCGCAGCTCATCTGAAAAATGGTGGTGTCCCATCTACAACAATCGGTGTTTGCGCTCGTTATATCCATTCTCATCAAACCCTCTACGCTATGGATGACTTCCTAGAAGCTCAAGCTTTCTTGCAAGCCTTGGTGAAGAAATTGGATCGTTCAACAGTTGATTTGATTAAAAATTATTAA
- a CDS encoding endo-beta-N-acetylglucosaminidase, which yields MVAETPSSEAKPKSERGTEATASQGDESKPAEEANKAEKEVQPDVPKNTEKTLKPKEIKFNSWDELLKWEPGAREDDAINRGSVALASRRTGHLVNEKASKEAKVQALSNTNSKAKDHASVGGEEFKAYAFDYWQYLDSMVFWEGLVPTPDVIDAGHRNGVPVYGTLFFNWSNSIADQEKFAEALKQDADGSFPIARKLVDMAKYYGYDGYFINQETTGDLVEPLGEKMRQFMLYTKEYAAKVNHPIKYSWYDAMTYNYGRYHQDGLGEYNYQFMQPEGDKVPADNFFANFNWDKAKNDYTIATANWIGRNPYDVFAGLELQQGGSYKTKVKWNDILDENGKLRLSLGLFAPDTITSLGKTGEDYHKNEDIFFTGYQGDPTGQKPGDKDWYGIANLVADRTPAVGHTFTTSFNTGHGRKWFVDGKVSKDSEWNYRSVSGVLPTWRWWQKSTGDKLKASYDFEDAYNGGTSLKFAGDLSGATKQDVNLYSTRLKVTDTTKLHVAHKGGKGTKVYVEFATKKDYTYGDEAARKELTVSDNWTTDDFDLSALAGKTIYGIKLYFENDKDLKGYQFNLGQLTISNNQDAPQAPTTVAVAKQVLKNAQEAEAVVQFKGNKDADFYEVYEKDGDSWKLLTGSSSTTIYLPKVSRSASAQGTTQELKVVAVGKNGVRSEAATTTFDWGMTVKDTSLPKPLAENIVPGATVIDSTFPKTEGGEGIEGMLNGTITSLSDKWSSGQLSGSVDIRLTQPRTVVRWVMDHAGAGGESVNDGLMNTKDFDLYYKDADGQWKLAKEVRGNKAHVTDITLDKPITAQDWRLNVVTSDNGTPWKAIRIYNWKMYEKLDTESVNIPMAKAAARSLGNNKVQVGFADVPAGATITVYDNPNSQTPLATLKSEVGGDLASAPLDLTNQSGLLYYRTQLPGKEISNILAVSVPKDDRRIKSVSLETGLKKTSYAEGEDLDLRGGVLRVQYEGGAEDELIRLTHAGVSVSGFDTHHKGEQNLALQYLGQPVNANLSITVTSQDEASPKTILGIEVSQEPKKDYLVGDSLDLSEGRFAVAYSNDTMEEHSFTDEGVEISGYDAQKTGRQTLTLRYQGHKVNFDVLVSPKAALNDEYLKQKLAEVEAAKNKVVYNFASPEVKEAFLKAIEAAEQVLKDHETSTQDQVNDRLNKLTEAHKALNGQEKFTEEKTELDRLTGEAQELLAAKPNHPSGSALAPLLEKNKALVEKVDLSPEELATAKQSLKDLVALLKEDKPAVFSDSKTGVEVHFSNKEKTVIKGLKVERVQASAEEKKYFAGEDAHVFEIEGLDEKGQDVDLSYASIVKIPIEKDKKVKKVFFLPEGKEAVELAFEQTDSHVIFTAPHFTHYAFVYESAEKPQPAKPVEKVISSKEPAEGVKNLVVDTPKLEVEETSIAFEHQERPNPNLPVGQRQLVQAGVEGKIRRLIEVDSQGNRTLRATEVLKEASPEIVEVGTGLIPANPAPQNTDLPKPTNQPASDQQKAPKLEVQEEKVAFDRQEHENAEMLVGEQRVIIQGRDGLLRHVFEVDENGQRRLRSTEVIQEAIPEIVEIGTKVKTEQAVAPTQEKPAQNTAVKSEEASKQLPNTGTADANEALIAGLASLGLASLALTLKQKKEDED from the coding sequence GTGGTTGCAGAAACACCATCTTCAGAAGCAAAACCTAAGTCTGAAAGGGGAACAGAAGCAACAGCTAGCCAAGGGGATGAGTCTAAGCCAGCTGAAGAAGCTAATAAGGCTGAAAAAGAAGTTCAGCCCGATGTCCCTAAAAATACAGAAAAAACATTAAAACCAAAGGAAATCAAATTTAATTCTTGGGATGAATTGTTGAAATGGGAACCAGGTGCTCGTGAGGATGATGCCATCAACCGGGGCTCTGTTGCCCTCGCTTCACGTCGAACAGGCCATCTGGTCAATGAAAAAGCTAGCAAGGAAGCAAAAGTTCAAGCCTTATCAAACACCAACTCTAAAGCAAAAGACCACGCTTCTGTTGGTGGAGAAGAGTTCAAGGCTTATGCTTTTGACTATTGGCAATATCTAGATTCAATGGTCTTCTGGGAAGGTCTCGTTCCAACTCCTGACGTTATTGATGCAGGTCACCGTAACGGGGTTCCTGTATACGGTACACTCTTCTTCAACTGGTCAAATAGTATCGCAGACCAAGAAAAATTTGCTGAAGCTTTGAAGCAAGACGCAGATGGTAGCTTCCCAATTGCCCGTAAATTGGTAGATATGGCCAAGTATTATGGCTATGATGGCTATTTCATCAACCAGGAAACGACTGGGGATTTGGTTGAACCTCTTGGAGAAAAGATGCGCCAATTTATGCTCTATACCAAGGAATATGCTGCTAAAGTAAATCACCCAATCAAGTATTCTTGGTACGATGCCATGACCTATAACTATGGACGTTACCACCAAGATGGTTTGGGAGAATACAACTACCAATTCATGCAACCTGAAGGAGATAAGGTTCCGGCAGACAACTTCTTTGCCAACTTTAACTGGGATAAGGCTAAAAATGATTATACTATTGCAACTGCCAACTGGATTGGTCGTAACCCTTATGATGTATTTGCAGGTTTGGAATTGCAACAGGGTGGTTCCTACAAGACCAAGGTTAAGTGGAATGATATTTTAGATGAAAATGGGAAATTGCGCCTTTCTCTTGGTTTATTCGCCCCGGATACCATTACAAGTTTAGGAAAAACTGGTGAAGACTACCATAAAAATGAAGATATCTTCTTTACAGGTTACCAAGGGGACCCTACTGGTCAAAAACCAGGTGACAAAGATTGGTATGGTATTGCTAACCTAGTTGCAGACCGTACGCCAGCAGTAGGTCATACCTTTACTACTTCCTTTAATACAGGTCATGGTAGAAAATGGTTCGTAGATGGTAAGGTTTCTAAGGATTCTGAGTGGAATTACCGTTCAGTTTCAGGTGTCCTTCCGACATGGCGCTGGTGGCAAAAATCAACTGGTGATAAGTTGAAAGCAAGCTATGATTTTGAAGATGCCTATAATGGTGGAACTTCTCTCAAATTTGCAGGGGATCTTTCAGGTGCGACCAAGCAAGATGTGAATTTGTACTCTACTCGCTTAAAGGTGACAGATACAACCAAATTGCATGTTGCCCACAAAGGAGGTAAGGGTACCAAGGTTTATGTAGAATTTGCAACCAAGAAAGATTATACCTACGGTGATGAAGCTGCCCGTAAAGAATTGACAGTTTCAGATAACTGGACTACCGATGATTTTGATTTAAGTGCCTTGGCAGGTAAAACAATCTACGGTATTAAACTCTATTTTGAAAATGATAAAGACTTAAAAGGTTATCAATTTAACCTGGGGCAATTGACCATCAGCAATAATCAAGATGCTCCTCAGGCACCAACCACAGTAGCTGTGGCCAAACAAGTCCTTAAAAATGCCCAAGAAGCGGAAGCAGTTGTACAATTTAAAGGCAACAAGGATGCAGATTTCTATGAAGTTTATGAAAAAGATGGAGACAGCTGGAAATTACTAACTGGCTCATCTTCTACAACTATTTATCTACCAAAAGTTAGCCGCTCAGCAAGTGCTCAAGGTACAACTCAAGAACTGAAGGTTGTAGCAGTCGGTAAAAATGGAGTTCGTTCAGAAGCTGCAACCACAACCTTTGATTGGGGCATGACTGTAAAAGATACCAGCCTACCTAAACCACTAGCTGAAAATATCGTTCCAGGTGCAACAGTTATTGATAGTACTTTCCCTAAGACTGAAGGTGGAGAAGGTATTGAAGGTATGTTGAATGGTACCATTACCAGTCTTTCAGACAAGTGGTCTTCTGGACAGTTAAGTGGTAGTGTGGATATTCGTTTGACCCAGCCACGTACAGTTGTTAGATGGGTGATGGACCATGCTGGAGCTGGTGGAGAATCTGTAAACGATGGTTTGATGAACACCAAAGACTTTGACCTCTATTATAAAGATGCGGATGGTCAATGGAAGTTGGCTAAGGAAGTTCGTGGCAATAAAGCTCATGTTACAGATATTACCCTTGATAAACCAATCACAGCTCAAGATTGGCGCTTGAATGTTGTCACTTCTGACAATGGAACTCCATGGAAGGCTATTCGTATCTATAACTGGAAAATGTATGAAAAGCTTGATACTGAGAGTGTCAATATTCCGATGGCCAAGGCTGCAGCCCGTTCTCTGGGCAATAACAAGGTACAAGTTGGCTTTGCGGATGTACCAGCTGGAGCAACCATTACCGTTTATGACAATCCAAATTCTCAAACTCCGCTTGCGACCTTGAAGAGCGAAGTTGGAGGAGATCTAGCAAGTGCACCATTGGATTTGACAAATCAATCTGGTCTTCTTTACTATCGTACCCAGTTGCCAGGCAAGGAAATTAGTAATATCCTAGCAGTTTCCGTTCCAAAAGATGACAGAAGAATCAAGTCAGTCAGCCTAGAAACAGGACTTAAGAAAACAAGCTACGCCGAAGGGGAGGATTTGGACCTTAGAGGTGGTGTTCTTCGAGTTCAGTATGAAGGAGGAGCTGAGGACGAACTCATCCGCCTAACTCACGCAGGTGTATCAGTATCAGGCTTCGATACGCATCATAAGGGAGAGCAAAATCTTGCTTTACAATATTTGGGGCAACCAGTAAATGCTAATTTATCAATAACTGTTACTAGTCAAGATGAAGCAAGTCCGAAAACTATTTTGGGAATTGAAGTAAGTCAGGAACCGAAAAAAGATTACCTAGTTGGTGATAGCTTAGACTTGTCTGAAGGACGCTTTGCAGTGGCTTATAGCAATGACACCATGGAAGAACATTCCTTTACTGATGAGGGAGTTGAAATTTCTGGTTACGATGCTCAAAAGACCGGTCGTCAAACCTTGACTCTTCGTTACCAAGGTCATAAAGTCAACTTTGATGTTTTGGTATCTCCAAAAGCAGCATTGAACGATGAGTACCTTAAACAAAAATTAGCAGAAGTTGAAGCGGCTAAGAACAAGGTGGTCTATAACTTTGCTTCACCAGAAGTAAAAGAAGCCTTCTTGAAAGCAATTGAAGCGGCTGAACAAGTGTTGAAAGACCATGAAACTAGCACCCAAGATCAAGTCAATGACCGACTTAATAAATTGACAGAAGCTCATAAAGCTCTGAATGGTCAAGAGAAATTTACGGAAGAAAAGACAGAACTTGATCGCTTAACAGGTGAGGCTCAAGAACTCTTGGCTGCCAAACCAAACCATCCTTCAGGTTCTGCCCTAGCTCCGCTTCTTGAGAAAAACAAGGCCTTGGTTGAAAAAGTAGATTTGAGTCCAGAAGAGCTTGCAACAGCGAAACAGAGTCTAAAAGATCTGGTTGCTTTATTGAAAGAAGACAAGCCAGCAGTCTTTTCTGATAGCAAAACAGGTGTTGAAGTACACTTCTCAAATAAAGAGAAGACTGTCATCAAGGGCTTGAAAGTAGAGCGTGTTCAAGCAAGTGCTGAAGAGAAGAAATACTTTGCTGGAGAAGATGCTCATGTCTTTGAAATAGAAGGTCTAGATGAAAAAGGTCAAGATGTTGATCTCTCTTACGCTTCTATTGTGAAAATTCCAATTGAAAAAGATAAGAAAGTGAAGAAAGTATTCTTCTTACCTGAGGGCAAAGAGGCAGTAGAATTGGCTTTTGAACAAACGGATAGTCATGTTATCTTTACAGCACCACATTTTACTCATTATGCCTTTGTTTATGAATCTGCTGAAAAACCACAACCTGCTAAACCAGTAGAAAAAGTTATTTCAAGCAAGGAACCAGCTGAAGGTGTCAAGAATTTGGTTGTGGATACTCCGAAATTAGAAGTCGAAGAGACAAGTATCGCCTTCGAACACCAAGAACGACCAAATCCAAATCTCCCAGTCGGTCAACGTCAACTTGTCCAAGCAGGAGTTGAGGGAAAAATTCGTCGCTTGATTGAAGTAGATAGTCAAGGCAATCGTACGCTTCGCGCTACAGAAGTTTTGAAAGAAGCAAGCCCTGAAATCGTAGAAGTAGGTACTGGTCTCATTCCTGCTAATCCAGCACCACAAAACACAGACCTTCCAAAACCTACTAATCAACCGGCTTCTGATCAACAAAAGGCTCCTAAATTGGAAGTTCAAGAGGAAAAGGTTGCCTTTGATCGTCAAGAGCATGAAAATGCTGAGATGCTAGTTGGGGAACAACGAGTCATCATACAGGGACGAGATGGTCTATTAAGACATGTCTTTGAAGTTGATGAAAACGGTCAGCGTCGTCTTCGTTCAACAGAAGTCATCCAAGAGGCGATTCCAGAAATTGTTGAAATTGGAACAAAAGTAAAAACTGAACAAGCAGTAGCGCCTACACAAGAAAAACCAGCCCAAAATACAGCAGTTAAATCAGAAGAAGCAAGCAAACAATTGCCAAATACAGGAACTGCTGATGCTAATGAAGCCCTAATAGCAGGATTGGCCAGCCTTGGTCTTGCTAGTTTAGCCTTGACATTGAAACAGAAAAAAGAAGATGAAGATTAA
- a CDS encoding Na/Pi cotransporter family protein encodes MSINWQEILFHFLGGLGLFLYSIKTMGDGLQQAAGDRLRFYIDKYTSNPFFGVLVGIGMTALIQSSSGVTVITVGLVSAGLLTLRQAIGIVMGANIGTTVTSFIIGFKLGDYALPMLFVGAICLFFTKNRSINNIGRIIFGVGGIFFALNLMSGAMEPLKDLQVFRDYMVELSKSPILGVFVGTGLTLLIQASSATIGILQNLYASGLIDLQGALPVLFGDNIGTTITAIIASLGANIAAKRVAGAHVAFNVIGTVICIVFLVPFTGLIQWFESTLNLAPEMTIAFAHGTFNITNTIIQFPFIGALAYFVTKLIPGEDEVVKYEPLYLDEHLIKQAPSIALGNAKKELLHLGNYASKAFDLSYNYIIDLNEKVAEKGHKTEEAINTIDEKLTRYLITLSSEALSQKESEVLTNILDSSRDLERIGDHAEALINLTDYLQRKNVEFSEAALQELADIYQKTTGFIKDALDSVENNDIEKAQSLIERHKEINNMERVLRKTHIKRLNKGECSTQAGVNFIDIISHYTRVSDHAMNLAEKVIAEQI; translated from the coding sequence ATGTCCATTAATTGGCAGGAAATTTTATTTCACTTTTTAGGTGGTCTGGGACTATTCTTATATAGTATCAAGACCATGGGAGACGGTTTGCAACAAGCTGCTGGAGATCGCCTTCGTTTTTACATTGACAAGTACACTAGCAATCCGTTCTTCGGTGTGCTAGTTGGTATCGGTATGACGGCGCTAATTCAGTCAAGTTCTGGGGTCACAGTCATTACAGTGGGGCTAGTCAGCGCAGGACTTTTGACCTTGCGTCAAGCTATCGGTATTGTCATGGGTGCCAATATTGGAACTACCGTTACATCCTTTATCATCGGTTTTAAGCTAGGAGATTACGCCTTACCAATGCTTTTCGTCGGAGCGATTTGTCTCTTCTTCACCAAGAATCGCTCTATCAATAACATCGGACGTATCATTTTTGGTGTAGGTGGTATCTTCTTCGCTCTCAATCTTATGAGCGGTGCAATGGAACCTCTAAAAGACCTGCAAGTCTTTAGAGACTATATGGTTGAACTAAGTAAGAGTCCTATTCTAGGTGTCTTTGTCGGAACTGGACTAACTCTACTCATTCAAGCTTCTTCCGCAACTATCGGTATCCTACAGAATCTTTACGCAAGTGGTTTGATTGATCTACAAGGTGCCCTACCAGTCTTGTTTGGTGATAATATCGGAACGACCATTACAGCTATTATTGCTTCTCTTGGAGCCAATATCGCTGCCAAACGTGTTGCTGGTGCCCATGTCGCCTTTAACGTGATTGGTACGGTTATCTGTATTGTCTTCCTTGTACCTTTCACTGGCTTGATTCAATGGTTTGAATCTACACTCAATCTGGCTCCAGAAATGACCATTGCCTTCGCCCACGGAACCTTTAATATCACAAATACTATTATCCAATTTCCATTCATCGGAGCCTTGGCCTACTTTGTAACCAAGCTCATCCCTGGTGAAGATGAGGTTGTCAAGTACGAGCCACTTTATCTTGATGAGCATTTGATTAAACAAGCACCATCAATCGCTCTCGGAAATGCCAAAAAAGAACTCCTTCACTTGGGAAATTATGCTTCTAAAGCCTTTGACCTTTCATACAACTACATCATTGACCTTAATGAAAAGGTTGCTGAAAAAGGACACAAGACAGAGGAAGCCATCAATACCATTGATGAAAAATTGACTCGTTACCTTATTACTCTTTCAAGTGAAGCCCTTAGCCAGAAAGAAAGTGAAGTGCTGACCAACATCCTTGATTCATCCCGTGATTTGGAACGGATTGGGGATCACGCTGAGGCCCTAATCAATCTGACTGACTACCTTCAACGTAAAAATGTTGAGTTTTCTGAAGCTGCTTTGCAGGAATTGGCTGATATCTATCAAAAAACCACTGGCTTTATCAAGGATGCCCTTGATAGCGTGGAAAACAATGATATTGAAAAAGCTCAAAGTCTGATTGAACGCCATAAAGAAATCAACAATATGGAGCGTGTTCTCAGAAAGACCCACATCAAACGCCTCAACAAGGGTGAGTGTTCAACACAAGCTGGGGTCAACTTTATCGACATCATTTCCCACTATACTCGTGTATCTGACCACGCCATGAACCTTGCTGAAAAGGTCATCGCTGAACAAATCTAA
- a CDS encoding enterocin immunity protein, producing the protein MVEPNLESLVKDLYNHARHDLSEDLVAALLETAKKLPSTNEQLLAVRLSGLVNRELLLNPKHPAPELLNLARFIKREEAKYRGTAASAIMYGELFKML; encoded by the coding sequence ATGGTAGAACCAAACCTAGAAAGCCTTGTAAAAGATCTTTACAATCATGCTCGACATGATTTGAGTGAAGATTTAGTTGCTGCTCTCCTAGAGACTGCTAAAAAACTGCCTTCTACAAATGAGCAATTGCTGGCAGTCCGTCTCTCGGGTCTAGTCAATCGTGAATTGCTCCTAAATCCTAAACATCCGGCACCTGAGTTGCTCAACTTGGCTCGCTTTATCAAAAGAGAAGAAGCTAAGTACAGAGGAACTGCAGCTTCTGCGATTATGTATGGGGAGCTCTTTAAAATGCTTTGA
- a CDS encoding ABC transporter permease produces MKLSHYLIGLLLLLVFLSISIGTSDFSWGKLFALDHETWLLFQESRLPRTISILLTASSMSMAGLLMQTITQNQFAAPSTVGTTEAAKLGMVLSLFVFPSASLTQKMLFAFVSSIVFTLFFLAFMTIFTVKERWMLPLIGIIYSGIIGSVTEVIAYRFNLVQSMTAWTQGSFSMIQTHQYEWLFLGLIILIAVWKLSQTFTIMNLGKETSESLGISYSLLEKLALFLVALTTSVTMITVGGLPFLGVIVPNLVRKRYGDNLSETKLMVALVGANLVLACDILSRVLIRPYELSVSLLLGIIGSLVFILLLWRGGRRDAV; encoded by the coding sequence ATGAAACTTTCTCATTATTTAATTGGCTTACTTTTACTCCTAGTCTTTCTCTCTATTAGCATTGGAACCAGTGATTTTTCATGGGGAAAACTCTTTGCTCTGGATCATGAAACTTGGCTCCTCTTTCAAGAGTCCCGTCTTCCAAGGACGATTAGCATTCTCCTGACAGCCTCTAGTATGAGTATGGCAGGCCTCCTCATGCAGACCATTACCCAAAATCAGTTTGCTGCTCCGAGTACAGTTGGGACCACTGAAGCCGCCAAACTAGGAATGGTACTGAGCCTCTTTGTCTTTCCGTCGGCTAGTCTGACCCAAAAGATGCTCTTTGCTTTTGTTTCATCCATAGTATTTACCCTCTTCTTTCTGGCCTTTATGACTATTTTTACTGTAAAGGAGAGGTGGATGTTGCCTCTGATTGGGATCATCTATAGTGGAATTATCGGTTCTGTCACAGAAGTTATCGCCTACCGTTTCAATCTGGTTCAGAGTATGACTGCTTGGACCCAGGGTTCCTTCTCCATGATTCAGACCCATCAGTATGAGTGGCTCTTCTTAGGCCTCATTATCCTGATTGCCGTTTGGAAATTGTCCCAAACCTTTACCATCATGAATCTGGGTAAGGAAACCAGTGAGAGTTTGGGGATTTCTTACTCCCTACTTGAAAAACTGGCCCTCTTTCTGGTTGCGCTAACGACAAGCGTCACCATGATTACCGTGGGTGGCTTACCATTTCTCGGAGTTATCGTTCCCAATCTTGTTCGCAAGCGCTATGGAGATAATCTGAGTGAAACCAAGCTCATGGTCGCACTGGTCGGTGCCAATCTGGTTCTGGCCTGCGATATCCTATCCCGAGTTCTGATTCGTCCCTATGAGTTGTCTGTCAGTCTTCTACTAGGAATCATCGGTAGCCTCGTCTTTATCCTACTTCTCTGGAGAGGAGGACGAAGAGATGCAGTTTAA
- a CDS encoding iron chelate uptake ABC transporter family permease subunit: MQFKSKHTKLFWFLIILAIGACLLYFWPITHLSAFAWKLRSQKIIVYLLVAIATGISTISFQTLTENRFLTPSILGIESFYVLLQTLLLVFESKFLQLGKSPILEFLVLLPLQSLFFLALQGYLKTLMKQDLVFILLICLALGSLFRNISTFLQVLMDPNEYDKLQNSLFASFQHLNTSILAIGSLIILALTIFFFRKAVILDVLHLQRETAQILGLDVEKEQRELLWGIVLLTSTATALVGPMAFFGFMLANLTYLIVKDYRHKMLFIVAILIGFISLTLGQALIERVFALEIRISMIIESVGGLLFFILLYRRARQ, from the coding sequence ATGCAGTTTAAAAGCAAACATACCAAGCTCTTCTGGTTTCTCATTATTCTGGCTATCGGAGCTTGTCTGCTCTACTTTTGGCCCATCACCCACCTATCTGCCTTTGCTTGGAAGTTGCGTTCTCAAAAGATTATCGTTTATCTCTTGGTAGCCATCGCGACTGGGATTTCAACCATTAGTTTTCAAACCCTGACGGAAAATCGCTTCCTGACACCTAGTATTTTGGGAATCGAATCCTTCTACGTCCTACTACAAACCCTACTACTGGTTTTTGAAAGTAAGTTTCTTCAACTTGGTAAGTCCCCTATCTTAGAATTCCTAGTCTTACTTCCGCTCCAATCCCTCTTCTTTCTTGCCTTACAAGGTTACTTGAAGACACTGATGAAGCAAGACCTGGTCTTCATCCTGCTGATCTGTCTAGCACTCGGAAGTCTCTTTCGAAATATCAGTACCTTCCTTCAGGTCCTGATGGATCCAAATGAATACGATAAACTGCAGAACAGTCTCTTTGCCTCCTTTCAGCATCTCAACACTTCCATCCTAGCCATCGGTTCTCTGATCATCCTTGCCTTGACAATCTTTTTCTTTCGAAAAGCAGTCATTCTGGATGTCTTGCACCTACAAAGAGAAACAGCTCAGATATTGGGACTCGATGTTGAAAAAGAACAGAGAGAGCTCCTCTGGGGCATCGTGCTTTTAACTTCAACGGCCACTGCCTTGGTAGGGCCTATGGCCTTCTTCGGCTTTATGCTGGCCAACCTCACCTACCTGATTGTCAAAGACTATCGGCACAAGATGCTCTTTATCGTGGCTATTCTGATTGGATTTATTAGCTTGACCTTGGGGCAGGCCCTGATTGAACGAGTCTTTGCACTGGAAATTCGCATCAGCATGATTATCGAGAGTGTAGGGGGGCTCTTATTCTTTATCTTACTATACAGGAGGGCGCGTCAGTGA
- the galE gene encoding UDP-glucose 4-epimerase GalE, whose translation MTKTILVTGGAGYIGSHTVKALLNAGYQVHVLDNLSTGNRSAVDSRASFKQLDVYDASALKAYLEENQIDAVLHCAGEIVVSESIENPSKYFTANVAGMNQVLKVLSEVGIQKIMFSSTASLYGNNCIDKPATEDTLLDPVNPYAETKLMGERMIYWMANRYDWKYVIFRYFNVAGAEMDASNGLRVKNPTHIIPNINKTALGQNDSLKIFGDDYDTRDGSCIRDYIHVLDLAQAHVKGMNYLFQEDSSSQIFNLGTEKGYTVKEIFKTAEELLDQKIPHEIVARRAGDPASVLADASKAKKYLDWKASYSLEDIILSDYHWRVKEGKNILE comes from the coding sequence ATGACCAAAACAATTCTTGTTACGGGTGGAGCTGGCTACATTGGCTCCCATACAGTTAAAGCTCTTTTAAATGCTGGCTACCAGGTACATGTCCTCGATAATCTCTCTACAGGAAATCGTTCGGCTGTGGATAGTCGTGCTAGCTTTAAACAACTGGATGTTTATGATGCTAGTGCCCTAAAAGCTTACTTGGAAGAAAATCAAATTGATGCTGTTCTGCATTGTGCAGGTGAAATTGTTGTGAGCGAAAGTATTGAAAATCCAAGTAAATACTTCACTGCTAATGTTGCTGGTATGAATCAAGTTCTCAAAGTCCTATCTGAAGTTGGCATTCAAAAAATCATGTTCTCTTCAACTGCTTCTCTCTATGGTAATAACTGTATTGACAAGCCAGCGACTGAAGATACCCTGCTTGACCCTGTCAACCCTTATGCAGAAACAAAACTGATGGGTGAACGAATGATTTACTGGATGGCCAATCGCTACGATTGGAAATATGTCATTTTCCGTTACTTTAATGTAGCTGGGGCTGAAATGGATGCTTCAAACGGCCTGCGTGTTAAAAATCCAACTCACATCATCCCTAACATCAACAAGACTGCATTGGGACAAAATGATAGCCTGAAAATATTTGGAGATGACTACGATACACGTGATGGTTCATGTATTCGAGATTACATTCATGTCTTGGACCTTGCACAGGCTCATGTTAAAGGAATGAACTACCTCTTTCAAGAAGACAGTTCTTCTCAAATCTTTAACTTAGGAACTGAAAAAGGCTATACTGTCAAAGAAATCTTTAAAACTGCTGAAGAATTGCTGGATCAAAAAATACCACACGAAATTGTTGCTCGCCGTGCTGGTGACCCAGCCAGCGTCCTAGCAGACGCATCAAAAGCTAAAAAATATCTTGATTGGAAGGCTAGCTACTCTCTTGAAGATATTATTTTATCAGATTATCATTGGCGTGTTAAAGAAGGCAAAAACATTTTGGAATAG